From Bosea sp. NBC_00550, the proteins below share one genomic window:
- a CDS encoding ABC transporter permease, translating to MTAYVLQRLIQSVLVLLAVSVVVFFAVYGIGDPIELLVSPSVSAAEREALIRRLGLDLPVWQQYFVFMGNALKGDLGRSFVHGVPAIELILARLPATFELVLLAMTLAIFTGVPLGLYAGLDPESRPSRIIMGGTVLGYSLPSFWKGMMLILLFAVVLGWLPTAGRGETVSVLGIRTSLLTLDGLKHLALPALNLAIPNMALMIRLVAAGTTETMTQDYVKYARAKGVRPRRIVGRHVLRNILIPVVTVVGIEFGSLVAFSTITETVFAWPGMGKLLIDSVYQLDRPVVVAYVLLATLLFVTVNFLVDILYAALDPRVKLTGEMA from the coding sequence ATGACCGCCTATGTCCTGCAGCGGCTGATCCAGAGCGTGCTCGTGCTGCTCGCGGTTTCGGTCGTGGTCTTCTTCGCCGTCTACGGCATCGGCGATCCCATCGAGCTCCTGGTCTCGCCATCGGTCAGCGCGGCCGAGCGCGAGGCGCTGATCCGGCGCCTCGGCCTCGACCTGCCGGTCTGGCAGCAATATTTCGTGTTCATGGGCAATGCCCTGAAGGGCGATCTCGGCCGCTCCTTCGTGCATGGCGTGCCGGCGATCGAGCTGATCCTCGCCCGGCTGCCGGCGACCTTCGAGCTCGTGCTTCTGGCGATGACGCTGGCGATCTTCACCGGCGTGCCGCTCGGGCTCTATGCCGGGCTCGATCCGGAGAGCCGGCCCTCGCGCATCATCATGGGCGGCACGGTGCTGGGCTATTCGCTGCCGAGCTTCTGGAAGGGCATGATGCTGATCCTGCTCTTCGCCGTGGTGCTCGGCTGGCTGCCGACGGCCGGGCGCGGCGAGACGGTCTCGGTGCTCGGCATCCGCACCAGCCTGCTGACGCTGGACGGCCTCAAGCATCTGGCATTGCCGGCGCTGAACCTCGCCATCCCCAACATGGCGCTGATGATCCGCCTTGTCGCGGCGGGCACGACCGAAACCATGACGCAGGACTACGTGAAATACGCCCGCGCCAAGGGCGTGCGGCCGCGTCGCATCGTCGGCCGGCACGTGCTGCGCAACATCCTGATCCCGGTCGTTACCGTGGTCGGCATCGAGTTCGGCAGCCTCGTCGCCTTCTCGACCATTACCGAGACGGTCTTCGCCTGGCCGGGCATGGGCAAGCTGCTGATCGACTCGGTCTACCAGCTCGACCGGCCGGTGGTCGTCGCCTATGTCCTGCTGGCGACGCTGCTCTTCGTCACCGTGAATTTCCTCGTCGACATCCTCTACGCCGCGCTCGATCCGCGGGTGAAGCTGACGGGAGAGATGGCATGA
- a CDS encoding ABC transporter substrate-binding protein, with product MRHSLFAAALAALCLPASAVSAQTLRIALASEPTAVDPHYHDLTPNNALAQHIFDSLVSQDEQQKLHPSLAASWENDGKNRWTFKLREGVTFSNGKPFTAEDVVFTFCRTLKNETKVSDSFADVTGNFASVETPDPQTLVINTTNPEPLLPNLLSALSILSASIVEHGPISYDIAKNCGVTGPWPTVNGFNDGTLAIGTGPYKLKSYVRGSAIELERNASYWGKAEPWATVRLLPVSNAGPRLAGLLAGDYDVIENPAARDLGRIKGDKRFGHVITPSTRVVYFQLDVARDQSPFVKSDDGKNPLKDPRVRQAMSLAIDRDAIVKRIMDGAAEPAYQYLPTGMFGTQANPPKLAYDPTAAKKLLAEAGYAKGFQLTLSTTNDRYINDSQITQAVAQYLTQIGIKTEVDAMTRAIYFPRRAKKEFSVALGGWGSGTGEAASFLRQWPPTPNETKTIGGSNYGGYKNDQFDKLIREAITTLDDAKRAALLQEAGKLVVADNAFIPLHFESGIWAFKSDLAVTGRADQYMLAMSVKPVAK from the coding sequence ATGCGTCATTCCCTGTTCGCCGCGGCCCTCGCCGCCCTCTGCCTGCCCGCGAGTGCGGTTTCGGCGCAAACCCTGCGCATCGCGCTGGCCTCCGAGCCGACGGCCGTCGATCCGCATTATCACGATCTCACGCCGAACAACGCTTTGGCGCAGCATATCTTCGATTCGCTCGTCAGCCAGGACGAGCAGCAGAAGCTGCACCCCAGCCTTGCGGCCTCCTGGGAGAACGACGGCAAGAACCGCTGGACGTTCAAGCTGCGCGAGGGCGTGACGTTCTCGAACGGCAAGCCCTTCACCGCCGAGGACGTGGTCTTCACCTTCTGCCGCACGCTGAAGAACGAGACCAAGGTCTCGGATTCCTTCGCCGACGTCACCGGCAACTTCGCGTCAGTCGAGACGCCCGATCCGCAGACGCTGGTGATCAACACCACCAATCCCGAGCCGCTGCTGCCTAACCTGCTCTCGGCGCTCAGCATCCTCTCGGCATCGATCGTCGAGCATGGCCCGATCAGCTACGATATCGCCAAGAATTGCGGTGTCACCGGACCTTGGCCGACGGTCAACGGCTTCAATGACGGCACGCTCGCCATCGGCACCGGTCCCTACAAGCTGAAGTCCTATGTGCGGGGATCGGCGATCGAGCTGGAGCGCAACGCGAGCTATTGGGGCAAGGCCGAACCCTGGGCGACCGTGCGCCTGCTGCCGGTCAGCAATGCCGGCCCGCGCCTCGCCGGCCTGCTCGCCGGCGATTACGACGTGATCGAGAACCCGGCGGCGCGCGATCTCGGCCGGATCAAGGGCGACAAGCGCTTCGGCCATGTCATCACCCCCTCGACGCGCGTGGTCTATTTCCAGCTCGACGTCGCCCGCGACCAGAGCCCCTTCGTCAAGTCCGACGACGGCAAGAACCCGTTGAAGGACCCGCGCGTGCGCCAGGCGATGTCGCTCGCCATCGATCGCGACGCCATCGTCAAGCGCATCATGGATGGCGCGGCCGAGCCGGCCTATCAGTACCTGCCGACCGGCATGTTCGGCACGCAGGCCAACCCGCCGAAGCTCGCCTATGATCCGACTGCGGCCAAGAAGCTGCTGGCCGAGGCCGGCTATGCCAAGGGCTTCCAGCTCACCCTGTCGACGACCAACGACCGCTACATCAACGACAGCCAGATCACTCAGGCCGTCGCGCAGTACCTGACCCAGATCGGCATCAAGACCGAGGTCGATGCGATGACGCGGGCGATCTATTTCCCGCGCCGCGCCAAGAAGGAATTCAGCGTCGCGCTCGGCGGCTGGGGCTCCGGCACCGGCGAGGCGGCCTCCTTCCTGCGCCAGTGGCCGCCGACCCCGAACGAGACCAAGACCATCGGCGGCTCGAACTATGGCGGCTACAAGAACGACCAGTTCGACAAGCTGATCCGCGAGGCGATCACCACCCTCGACGACGCCAAGCGCGCGGCGCTTCTGCAGGAAGCCGGCAAGCTCGTCGTCGCCGACAACGCCTTCATCCCGCTGCACTTCGAGAGCGGCATCTGGGCCTTCAAATCCGATCTCGCCGTCACCGGCCGCGCCGATCAGTACATGCTGGCGATGTCGGTGAAGCCGGTCGCCAAGTAA
- a CDS encoding MurR/RpiR family transcriptional regulator produces MSQGLKPTTDLSNRIARIYPSLSNGHRRAADFVLQHPLDVATMTIEGLAEGSGTSNATVTRFVRTLGYGGYGEFRSALSAALKFAHDPVDNFAGARSAAGSTFATFAAALADQAGNLQAARDGLTEPAVTRAVELLLKAPRVFIAASGASHHVASFLEDGLALYLDADVIFASSRTGPERAIRHMMSARPDDLVVAISVPRYSRATLDLASFAKKRGAALLVLTDSPTSPLAPIADVTLFAPARSRLLPNSPTAVFALADALIAAVARERPDAVEALKELSESLLWTFHQ; encoded by the coding sequence ATGTCCCAAGGCCTGAAGCCGACGACGGACCTTTCCAACCGGATCGCGCGGATCTATCCGTCGCTGAGCAACGGCCATCGCCGCGCCGCAGATTTCGTTCTGCAGCATCCGCTCGACGTCGCGACCATGACGATCGAAGGGCTGGCAGAAGGAAGCGGGACGTCCAACGCCACGGTGACGCGTTTCGTCCGGACGCTCGGCTATGGCGGATATGGCGAGTTCCGCAGCGCGCTTTCGGCGGCGCTGAAATTCGCGCACGACCCTGTCGACAACTTTGCCGGAGCGCGCTCGGCGGCAGGCTCGACCTTCGCGACCTTCGCAGCGGCCCTCGCAGATCAGGCGGGCAATCTCCAGGCGGCGCGCGACGGGCTGACCGAACCGGCCGTGACGCGGGCGGTCGAACTCTTGCTGAAGGCGCCCCGCGTCTTCATCGCAGCCTCGGGCGCGAGCCACCACGTCGCGTCCTTCCTCGAGGATGGGCTGGCGCTCTATCTCGACGCCGACGTGATCTTCGCGTCATCGCGCACCGGGCCGGAGCGCGCCATCCGCCACATGATGTCGGCACGTCCGGACGATCTCGTCGTGGCGATCTCGGTGCCGCGCTATTCCCGCGCGACGCTCGATCTCGCCAGCTTCGCCAAGAAACGCGGCGCCGCGCTGCTGGTGCTGACGGACAGCCCGACCTCTCCGCTCGCGCCGATCGCCGATGTCACGCTGTTCGCGCCCGCGCGCAGCCGGCTGCTGCCGAACTCGCCCACGGCGGTGTTCGCGCTGGCAGACGCCCTGATCGCAGCCGTCGCGCGTGAACGGCCGGACGCGGTCGAAGCATTGAAGGAGCTGAGCGAAAGCCTGCTCTGGACGTTCCACCAATAG
- a CDS encoding MurR/RpiR family transcriptional regulator, with amino-acid sequence MTNEFEPSAMTLRPSGPDDSVGASDILSTIRAGLEGMSESQKRVGLLFIGDPEWAVKANVEDIAARAGVSAPTIVRFARAVGCEGLRDLKLKLAGALALGAPFLHRSVHVGETAADVVRNVTGSMTTVIADWQRRLDPAELDRAAAAIKQARRVDCLGTGATSHFLAQDLQARLFRLGLTANAFSDAHFQLVAAATLTSADVLVAISFVGRMPALLRAVEVGRARGATVIVLTQARTPLAELGHIVIPMDVPHDATMLVGTDAYVVQLIAIEVLMILVGLRQGPGLIARMNELQHVLNTYGVDREDPSVLHASWRQMLESDLGPPETG; translated from the coding sequence ATGACGAATGAATTCGAGCCCTCTGCGATGACGTTAAGGCCGAGCGGGCCGGACGATTCCGTCGGGGCTTCCGATATCCTGAGCACCATCCGCGCCGGGCTCGAGGGCATGTCCGAAAGCCAGAAGCGCGTCGGGCTGCTGTTCATCGGCGACCCGGAATGGGCGGTGAAGGCGAATGTCGAGGACATCGCCGCGCGGGCCGGGGTCAGCGCGCCGACGATCGTGCGCTTCGCCCGTGCGGTCGGCTGCGAGGGGCTGCGGGACCTGAAGCTGAAGCTCGCCGGAGCGCTGGCGCTGGGTGCGCCTTTCCTGCATCGCTCGGTGCATGTCGGAGAGACGGCTGCCGATGTGGTGCGCAACGTCACCGGCAGCATGACGACCGTCATCGCCGACTGGCAGCGCCGGCTCGACCCGGCCGAGCTGGACCGCGCCGCGGCGGCGATCAAGCAGGCGCGCCGTGTCGACTGCCTCGGCACCGGCGCGACTTCGCATTTCCTGGCGCAGGACCTGCAGGCGCGGCTGTTCCGCCTCGGCCTGACGGCGAATGCGTTCTCCGATGCGCATTTCCAGCTCGTGGCCGCGGCGACGCTGACCTCGGCCGATGTCCTGGTCGCGATCTCCTTCGTCGGCCGCATGCCGGCCCTGCTGCGCGCCGTCGAGGTCGGCCGTGCGCGCGGTGCGACCGTGATCGTCCTGACCCAGGCGCGCACGCCGCTGGCCGAACTCGGCCATATCGTCATTCCGATGGATGTGCCGCATGACGCGACCATGCTGGTCGGCACCGATGCCTATGTCGTCCAGCTCATCGCGATCGAGGTCCTGATGATCCTGGTCGGTTTGCGTCAGGGGCCGGGGCTGATCGCCCGCATGAACGAGCTCCAGCATGTGCTCAACACCTATGGCGTCGATCGCGAGGACCCTTCGGTCCTGCACGCGAGCTGGCGCCAGATGCTGGAATCCGATCTCGGTCCGCCCGAGACGGGCTGA
- a CDS encoding ABC transporter permease — protein sequence MNSPFFAFFRSLFRRKLVLIATIILLVAFALAVLAPWVSPFDPGAMRVVRRLRPPGEVNWFGTDELGRDIFSRIIWGARASLGIGFAVVVISVGVGSALGLIAGYFKRLDAAIMRLVDALMALPDILLAIFLVAVLGASAGNVILALSIVYTPRVVRVIRASTLVVRELPFVEAARSIGVSTPRILAVHLLPNIASPVLVQATFIFAYAVLAEAGLSFLGAGVPPETPTWGTMIASGQQYADDAFWLVAFPGFAIVLVALSLQILGDGLRDMLDPRLRKAL from the coding sequence ATGAACTCGCCCTTTTTCGCCTTCTTCCGCAGCCTGTTCCGCCGCAAGCTGGTCCTGATCGCGACGATCATCCTCCTGGTCGCGTTCGCGCTGGCCGTGCTCGCGCCCTGGGTTTCGCCCTTCGATCCCGGTGCGATGCGGGTGGTGCGGCGGCTGCGTCCGCCGGGCGAGGTCAACTGGTTCGGCACCGACGAGCTCGGCCGCGACATCTTCTCGCGGATCATCTGGGGCGCGCGCGCCTCGCTGGGCATCGGCTTCGCCGTGGTGGTCATCTCGGTCGGCGTCGGATCGGCGCTCGGATTGATCGCCGGCTATTTCAAGCGGCTCGACGCCGCGATCATGCGCCTGGTCGACGCGCTGATGGCGCTGCCCGACATCCTGCTCGCGATCTTTCTCGTCGCGGTGCTGGGCGCGTCTGCCGGCAATGTGATCCTCGCATTGTCGATCGTCTACACGCCGCGCGTCGTGCGGGTGATCCGGGCCTCGACGCTGGTCGTCCGCGAGCTGCCCTTCGTCGAGGCGGCCCGCTCGATCGGCGTCTCGACCCCACGCATCCTCGCGGTGCATCTGCTGCCGAACATCGCCTCGCCGGTGCTGGTCCAGGCAACCTTCATCTTCGCCTATGCGGTGCTGGCGGAAGCGGGTCTTTCCTTCCTCGGCGCCGGCGTGCCGCCGGAGACGCCGACCTGGGGCACGATGATCGCCTCTGGTCAACAATATGCTGATGATGCCTTCTGGCTCGTCGCTTTTCCGGGCTTTGCGATCGTGCTCGTGGCATTGTCGTTGCAGATCCTCGGCGACGGGTTGCGCGACATGCTCGATCCGCGGCTCAGAAAGGCACTGTGA
- a CDS encoding ABC transporter permease, with protein sequence MLAHIGRRFTGLLLVLLIVAALVFFLTRLAPGDPAALMLGDQATADDIARLRAAYGLDKPLLLQFFLWLKEVASGNLGQSIFLQRPVTQALFERAEPTFFLAMFSLAIAAAIGIPAGIASAVWRGRAVDQAVSGLAMLAANIPSFWLGLIFIQLFAVKLGWFPVAGYGAPEAGFAERLRHLLLPAAVLGVVNSALITRFTRASMLDILDADFLRTARAKGLSERRVLLGHAFRNILVPVITVLGLTLALLIGGAIVTETVFGLPGIGNLVVSAVLRRDYPVIQGALLAVAAIYVLINLVIDVIYTLVDPRVRY encoded by the coding sequence TTCACCGGCCTGCTGCTCGTGCTCCTCATCGTCGCCGCGCTGGTGTTCTTCCTGACGCGGCTGGCGCCGGGCGATCCGGCCGCCTTGATGCTGGGCGATCAGGCCACGGCCGATGACATCGCGCGGCTGCGCGCCGCCTATGGCCTCGACAAGCCGCTGCTGCTGCAGTTCTTCCTCTGGCTGAAGGAGGTCGCGAGCGGCAATCTCGGCCAGTCGATCTTCCTGCAGCGGCCGGTGACGCAAGCGCTCTTCGAGCGCGCCGAGCCGACCTTCTTCCTCGCCATGTTCTCGCTCGCCATCGCGGCGGCGATCGGCATTCCCGCCGGCATCGCCTCGGCGGTCTGGCGCGGTCGCGCGGTCGATCAGGCCGTCAGCGGCCTTGCGATGCTGGCGGCGAATATTCCGAGCTTCTGGCTCGGGCTGATCTTCATCCAGCTCTTCGCGGTCAAGCTCGGCTGGTTCCCGGTCGCCGGCTATGGCGCGCCGGAGGCCGGCTTCGCCGAGCGGCTGCGGCATCTCCTGCTGCCGGCCGCCGTGCTGGGCGTCGTCAATTCCGCCCTGATCACGCGCTTCACCCGCGCGAGCATGCTCGATATCCTCGATGCCGACTTCCTGCGCACGGCGCGGGCGAAGGGCTTGTCCGAGCGGCGCGTGCTGCTGGGGCATGCCTTCCGCAACATTCTCGTTCCGGTGATCACCGTGCTCGGCCTGACGCTGGCGCTGCTGATCGGCGGCGCGATCGTCACCGAGACCGTGTTCGGGCTGCCCGGGATCGGCAATCTCGTCGTCTCCGCCGTGCTGCGGCGCGACTACCCGGTGATCCAGGGGGCACTGCTCGCGGTCGCCGCGATCTACGTGCTGATCAACCTCGTCATCGACGTGATCTACACGCTCGTCGATCCGCGTGTCCGTTACTGA